TCCCTTTTGCTTCCAGGGCTTCTTGTTGCTACCCGCAACGTCACCCTTACCGAGCGTATTCGCGGTACCGGCACGGATACCGGCCTGATACGCGATCACCACATCATGGACCGCCTGTTGCCCCTTGGTCGTCAGCAACGCGTCGGGGAAGTCAACCTTCGCCAACGAGGATCCCTTCATATCATAGACTGAAAGCTTGCTCATTTAACCTGCCCTGCCTTCGTCTTTTTCAATGCTTTACGCACCTCAACCATCGCCCCCGAAGGCCCGGGAACGGCGCCTTTAACCAGAATCAGATTCTCGCCCGCCCGAAGCTGGACGACCTGCAAATTCTGCGTGGTGACCCGCACATTTCCCATGTGCCCGGGCATATGCTTGCCCTTATGAACACGACCGGGATACGAACGGCAGCCAATCGAACCGACACGACGTTTGGAATGACCACCATGGGTCATCGGTCCACCCGCCATCTTGAAACGACGGACCACACCTGCAAACCCTCGGCCCTTGGTCACCCCGACGACATCCACATACAGGGCGCCTTCAAGGATGGCGGCGGTAATCGTATCGCCCACCTTCGACTCATCCCCGGCGATTACGGGAAACTCCCGCAGGAACCGTTGCGGCTTCACTTTCGCAGCTGTAAACTGCCCATTATGGGGTTTATTCGCACGCGAGGCTTTCACCTCGTCAAACCCGAGCTTGAGCGCATCGTAGCCGTCGCAGCCTTTTGTCTTCCGCTGGACAACAACACACGGGCCCACCTCAATCACTGTAACAGGAGTCTGTTGGCCTTCAGAGCCGAAGACTCGTGTCATTCCAATTTTTTTTCCGAGTATCCCTTGCATGGCTACCTGCTTAAATCTTGATCGTTATATCTACGCCGGCCGGCATGTTGAGTTTTTTCAACTCATCCACCGTTCTTGCCGTCGGCTCCACAATGTCCAACAACCGTTTATGCGTGCGAACTTCAAATTGTTCCATCGATTTTTTGTCGACATGAACACTTCGGTTGACGCTATAACTCTCGATGCGCGTGGGCATGGGAATCGGTCCAACGACCCGGGCTCCCGTCCTTTTCGCCGTCTCCACAATATCCGATACGGACTGATCCAATACCCGATAGTCGTAGGCTTTCAAACGTATGCGTATTCGTTGCTTTTCCATCATTCACTCACCGTTCCAGAAGTTGCTTTTGTATCGCCTCCGGCACCACATCAAAACAGGCCGGCTCCATTGTGTAACTCGCACGCCCCCGGGTTAATGACCGGACCGCAGTAGAGTAACCGAAAAGTTCCGCCAACGGAACCCGCGCATGGATTACCTGCACAGTTTCTTTCCCAACCATATTCTGAACATGGCCGCGTCTGGCGCTCACATCGTTCAGCACATCACCCAGATGCTCCGCTGGAACTATAATTTCCAGGGACATGATAGGCTCCAGAATTGCCGGTTTAGCGGTTTTAACCGCCTCCCGCAATGCCATGACTCCCGCCGTCCGGAACGCCACTTCCGTGGATTCCTGATCGCGGAACTCTCCGCCCACCACTCGCACCTTTACATCCACCAACGAATAGTTGGCAAGGACACCTGTTGTCAGCCCATCACGGATTCCCTCTTCCACGCTGGCCCTGAAGGCCGAAGGGATCCGGTTCTGAGACACTTCAAATTCAATTTCAATACCCGCACCCCGCGCCGCCGGCTCGACATCAAGCACCACTTCGCCGAACTGTCGCTGCCCGCCGATTTCGCGATCAAACTGGTGCAGGCCATGCCCCGGGGCGGTGATGGTCTCACGATAGGAAACCATCGGGCGTCCGGCGTTGGCCTGGACTTTGTATTCCCGGAACATACGATCTTTCAAAATCTCAAGGTGCAACTCGCCCATCCCGCTCAGCAGGGTTTGACCTGAGTCAGGATCTTTGGTGACCACACAGGTCGGGTCTTCCGCCGCCAGCGCACTCAACGCGTCATTCAATTTGTCGCGATCCGCCTGGGACTTGGGCTCGATGGCCATCGAGATGACCGGCTCCGGAAAACGGATACGCTCAAGTTCCACCGGCGCATTTTCGACACACAGGGTATCCCCGGTCGT
The DNA window shown above is from bacterium and carries:
- the rpsJ gene encoding 30S ribosomal protein S10, translated to MEKQRIRIRLKAYDYRVLDQSVSDIVETAKRTGARVVGPIPMPTRIESYSVNRSVHVDKKSMEQFEVRTHKRLLDIVEPTARTVDELKKLNMPAGVDITIKI
- the rplC gene encoding 50S ribosomal protein L3 — encoded protein: MQGILGKKIGMTRVFGSEGQQTPVTVIEVGPCVVVQRKTKGCDGYDALKLGFDEVKASRANKPHNGQFTAAKVKPQRFLREFPVIAGDESKVGDTITAAILEGALYVDVVGVTKGRGFAGVVRRFKMAGGPMTHGGHSKRRVGSIGCRSYPGRVHKGKHMPGHMGNVRVTTQNLQVVQLRAGENLILVKGAVPGPSGAMVEVRKALKKTKAGQVK